Proteins encoded within one genomic window of Alteribacter populi:
- a CDS encoding PIN/TRAM domain-containing protein: protein MLRRMVQLFIIIVGGAVGFIFIPDLLELLNFSDAPSWLESPYAGAVIGAIILFIATYWFTDDFVGLIRLFEETLVKAPVTDLLFGTMGLIVGLIVAFLIGLPLDALGIPVLSTYIPLFVTFFLGYLGFQVGFKKRDELMGLTAISNRLGSKEKKSDGQGEDVENRKGSLKILDTSVIIDGRIADICQTGFLDGTLIIPEFVLEELQHIADSSDVLKRNRGRRGLDILNKIQKELPINVEIYEGDFEEIQEVDSKLVKLAKVIGGFVVTNDFNLNKVCDLQGVSVLNINDLANAVKPVVLPGEEMAVQVIKDGKEQNQGVAYLDDGTMIVVEEGRNYIGKQIDVIVTSVLQTSAGRMIFAKPKLLEKAL from the coding sequence ATGCTTAGACGAATGGTACAATTATTTATTATCATTGTCGGTGGCGCGGTGGGATTTATTTTTATACCTGATTTGTTGGAATTGTTGAATTTTAGTGATGCTCCTTCTTGGTTGGAGAGCCCTTATGCAGGAGCGGTAATTGGTGCAATTATTTTATTTATAGCGACCTATTGGTTTACTGATGACTTCGTTGGGCTAATAAGGCTCTTTGAAGAAACATTAGTAAAAGCACCGGTCACTGACTTGTTATTTGGAACAATGGGTTTAATTGTGGGGTTAATTGTAGCCTTTTTAATTGGCTTACCACTGGATGCACTAGGGATTCCAGTCTTGAGTACGTATATTCCTCTTTTTGTGACATTCTTCTTAGGCTACTTAGGATTCCAAGTCGGCTTTAAAAAGCGGGATGAGTTGATGGGCCTTACAGCGATATCCAACCGTTTAGGGTCAAAAGAGAAGAAGAGTGACGGGCAAGGCGAGGATGTTGAAAACAGGAAAGGATCTCTTAAGATTCTCGACACGAGTGTCATCATTGATGGACGTATTGCAGACATTTGCCAGACTGGCTTTTTAGACGGGACATTGATTATTCCTGAATTCGTGCTTGAGGAACTACAACATATCGCGGATTCTTCTGATGTACTCAAAAGAAACAGAGGACGCAGGGGATTGGATATTCTTAATAAAATTCAAAAAGAGCTCCCAATTAACGTTGAGATTTACGAAGGTGACTTTGAGGAAATTCAAGAAGTTGACTCTAAACTTGTAAAACTAGCAAAGGTTATTGGTGGTTTTGTTGTAACAAATGATTTTAATTTAAATAAAGTTTGTGATCTCCAAGGTGTTTCTGTATTAAATATTAATGATTTGGCGAATGCCGTTAAGCCAGTTGTCCTTCCAGGTGAAGAGATGGCTGTCCAGGTGATTAAAGACGGTAAAGAGCAAAACCAAGGTGTAGCTTATTTGGATGACGGTACAATGATCGTTGTGGAAGAGGGCCGAAACTACATTGGAAAACAAATCGATGTGATTGTTACAAGTGTCTTACAAACTTCTGCAGGAAGAATGATCTTTGCAAAACCTAAGCTTTTAGAAAAGGCATTATAG
- the ispD gene encoding 2-C-methyl-D-erythritol 4-phosphate cytidylyltransferase: MGNYTVVIPAAGQGKRMGAGKNKQFLNLQGKPLIVYTLEVFEKDSWCDEVILVVNEHEVNQMSELAKDYEINKVQQVITGGKERQHSVFKGLKAADAATGVVLIHDGARPFINTERIHSLVIHASQTGAAIVAVPVKDTVKQVQHQKVTQTVDRSSLWAVQTPQAFRLSTILRAHQQAETEGFLGTDDASLLEWQGEAVHIVEGDYQNIKLTTPEDLWFAEAIISRRKEENDA, encoded by the coding sequence ATGGGGAACTACACGGTTGTTATACCGGCAGCTGGCCAAGGAAAGCGAATGGGTGCCGGGAAAAATAAACAATTTCTTAACCTCCAAGGTAAACCGCTGATCGTTTATACACTTGAGGTATTTGAAAAGGACTCTTGGTGTGATGAAGTTATCCTTGTCGTCAACGAACATGAAGTAAACCAAATGAGTGAGTTGGCTAAGGATTACGAGATTAACAAGGTTCAACAAGTCATTACTGGGGGGAAAGAGCGTCAGCATAGTGTCTTTAAGGGACTTAAGGCTGCTGATGCAGCGACGGGGGTTGTGCTTATTCATGATGGTGCGCGTCCCTTTATTAATACCGAACGTATTCACTCCCTAGTCATTCATGCTAGTCAAACAGGGGCGGCAATTGTAGCCGTCCCTGTTAAAGATACCGTTAAGCAGGTACAACATCAAAAGGTCACTCAAACCGTTGACCGCTCTAGCTTGTGGGCTGTACAAACGCCGCAAGCTTTTCGTTTATCTACCATTCTTCGAGCTCATCAGCAAGCTGAAACAGAAGGTTTTTTAGGTACGGATGATGCAAGTTTGTTAGAATGGCAAGGAGAAGCGGTTCATATCGTTGAAGGTGATTATCAAAATATAAAGCTAACAACACCAGAGGATTTGTGGTTTGCTGAAGCGATTATTTCAAGGCGGAAGGAAGAAAATGATGCTTAG
- the ispF gene encoding 2-C-methyl-D-erythritol 2,4-cyclodiphosphate synthase, giving the protein MLRIGQGFDVHQLVEGRPLILGGIEIPYESGLLGHSDADVLLHTIADACLGAIAEGDIGKHFPDTDPEFKDADSKELLKHVWEIVKGKGYKLGNVDCTIMAEKPKMAPHIENMRKQISELLEADVAQVNVKATTTERLGFTGRGEGIASQAVVLLTKADVV; this is encoded by the coding sequence ATGCTTAGAATTGGACAAGGATTTGATGTACACCAATTGGTAGAAGGACGCCCGCTAATTCTTGGGGGGATTGAGATTCCATATGAAAGCGGATTACTCGGTCACTCTGATGCCGATGTGTTATTACATACGATTGCGGATGCTTGTCTGGGTGCCATAGCTGAAGGGGATATCGGCAAGCACTTTCCTGATACAGACCCTGAGTTTAAAGATGCCGATTCAAAGGAATTGTTAAAGCACGTATGGGAGATTGTTAAAGGAAAAGGCTATAAACTTGGGAATGTTGATTGTACGATCATGGCGGAAAAGCCGAAGATGGCCCCGCACATCGAAAACATGCGTAAACAGATTAGTGAATTGTTAGAGGCTGACGTCGCACAGGTGAATGTAAAAGCAACGACCACAGAGAGGCTTGGGTTTACAGGGCGCGGAGAAGGAATTGCTTCCCAAGCGGTTGTTTTACTTACTAAAGCAGATGTGGTGTAA
- the gltX gene encoding glutamate--tRNA ligase: MSQDIRVRFAPSPTGHLHIGGARSALFNYLFARNQNGKFIVRIEDTDQARNVETATEKLMESMKWLGIDWDESVDVGGPYEPYQSMERIDIYKEYLAKLLDEGKAFYCYMTEEELEVEREEQIARGETPKYSGRDKNLTAEQREAFEEEGKTPVIRFNVPENDTVVIEDIIRGNVSFETEGIGDFVIARKDGVPTYNFAVVVDDHLMKISHVIRGEEHLSNAPRQALLFQALGWDKPVFAHASLILNEDRQKMSKRDESIIQFVEQYRDLGYLPEAIVNFLALLGWSSGGEEERFTKEELIDQFSLERVSKAPAVFDTDKLAWMNNQYMKEADLDRVVSLALPHLVKAGKLPEEVTGEQKEWATKLIALYQEQMSYGAEIVELTDLFFKTEIEYNEEAQQVLDEEQVPEVMAAFKEEVQSLEDFEPATIKKAIKAVQKSTGHKGKKLFMPIRVATTGQTHGRDLPDTISLLGKEVITARLNTVLNK, from the coding sequence ATGTCTCAAGATATACGCGTACGTTTTGCCCCGTCCCCAACCGGACATTTGCATATCGGTGGAGCACGCTCTGCCCTGTTTAATTACCTCTTTGCACGAAATCAAAATGGCAAGTTTATTGTTAGAATTGAAGATACAGACCAAGCCCGAAATGTAGAAACAGCTACGGAAAAATTGATGGAGAGTATGAAGTGGCTGGGGATTGACTGGGATGAAAGTGTCGACGTGGGAGGTCCTTATGAGCCTTACCAAAGTATGGAACGTATCGACATTTACAAAGAATATTTAGCGAAGCTTTTGGATGAAGGAAAAGCTTTTTATTGCTACATGACAGAAGAAGAACTAGAAGTTGAGCGGGAAGAACAAATAGCCCGCGGCGAAACTCCGAAATATTCAGGGAGAGACAAAAATCTCACTGCCGAGCAACGAGAAGCGTTTGAAGAAGAAGGGAAAACGCCCGTCATTCGTTTCAACGTACCTGAAAATGACACTGTCGTCATTGAGGACATCATTCGCGGAAACGTCAGCTTTGAAACAGAAGGTATCGGAGATTTTGTTATTGCCCGTAAAGACGGAGTACCTACTTATAATTTTGCTGTTGTAGTTGATGACCATTTGATGAAGATTTCTCATGTTATCCGAGGCGAAGAACATTTATCTAATGCTCCGCGCCAAGCATTGCTATTCCAAGCTTTAGGCTGGGATAAACCAGTGTTTGCTCATGCATCGCTTATTTTAAATGAAGACCGTCAAAAGATGAGTAAGCGTGATGAATCGATTATTCAGTTTGTCGAGCAATATCGTGATCTTGGCTATTTACCAGAAGCGATTGTAAACTTCCTCGCGCTTCTTGGGTGGTCTTCGGGCGGTGAAGAGGAAAGATTTACAAAGGAAGAGCTTATTGATCAGTTTAGCTTGGAGCGAGTGTCAAAAGCTCCTGCGGTCTTTGATACCGATAAGCTCGCCTGGATGAACAATCAATATATGAAAGAAGCGGACCTCGATCGCGTCGTTTCGCTTGCTTTACCTCATTTAGTGAAAGCAGGGAAGTTGCCAGAAGAGGTGACGGGTGAGCAGAAAGAGTGGGCAACGAAACTCATCGCTTTGTATCAAGAGCAAATGAGCTACGGTGCCGAAATTGTGGAGTTAACAGATTTGTTCTTTAAGACTGAAATCGAGTATAATGAAGAAGCGCAGCAAGTGTTAGATGAAGAACAAGTACCGGAAGTTATGGCTGCTTTTAAAGAAGAAGTGCAGTCATTAGAGGATTTCGAACCAGCTACGATAAAAAAGGCAATCAAAGCGGTTCAAAAATCAACCGGTCATAAAGGTAAGAAGTTATTTATGCCAATTCGTGTCGCCACTACAGGTCAAACACACGGGCGTGACTTACCTGATACGATTTCATTATTAGGTAAAGAAGTGATTACTGCACGTTTAAATACAGTATTGAATAAATAG
- the cysE gene encoding serine O-acetyltransferase: MFKTLKSDIDVVMDQDPAARNRLEVVFNYAGVHAIWSHRLAHWLWKKRMYFLARFLSQVSRFFTGIEIHPGAKIGQRLFIDHGMGVIIGETCEIGDNCTIYQGVTLGGTGKEKGKRHPTLEDNVLIASGAKVLGSMRIGENSRIGAGSVVLKEVPPNSTVVGIPGRVVIQDGVKIDHQLDHSNLPDPVSDKFKELEEEIERLREEMKQMKKREVVNALKEDSRSDH, translated from the coding sequence ATGTTTAAAACGTTAAAATCAGATATCGACGTCGTCATGGACCAGGATCCGGCAGCACGGAATCGGCTCGAAGTTGTTTTCAATTATGCAGGGGTTCATGCCATTTGGAGTCATCGCTTAGCGCACTGGTTGTGGAAAAAAAGAATGTATTTCCTCGCTCGCTTTCTTTCTCAAGTAAGCCGTTTTTTTACCGGAATTGAAATTCACCCTGGTGCTAAAATTGGCCAGCGTTTGTTTATTGATCACGGGATGGGCGTCATTATTGGCGAGACGTGTGAAATAGGCGATAATTGTACGATTTATCAAGGCGTGACACTAGGCGGAACAGGAAAAGAAAAAGGTAAGCGTCATCCAACCTTGGAAGATAATGTTCTGATAGCAAGCGGGGCGAAAGTGTTAGGGTCTATGAGAATTGGAGAAAATTCACGTATTGGTGCAGGATCAGTCGTCTTAAAAGAAGTACCCCCGAACTCTACAGTGGTAGGAATTCCCGGCCGTGTCGTAATTCAAGATGGTGTAAAAATCGATCATCAACTAGACCATAGCAATCTCCCTGATCCGGTGTCTGACAAATTTAAAGAGCTTGAAGAAGAAATTGAACGGTTAAGGGAAGAAATGAAGCAAATGAAAAAAAGAGAAGTAGTGAATGCCCTTAAGGAGGACTCCCGAAGTGACCATTAA
- the cysS gene encoding cysteine--tRNA ligase, translating into MTIKMYNTLTRKKEVFEPIEKGKVKMYVCGPTVYNYIHIGNARPAVVFDMVRRFLEYRDFDVKYVSNFTDVDDKIIKAAEELGEGVTDVAERFIAAYHEDTCALGVKKADKHPRVTETMPEIIEFIDKLVDKGFAYESSGDVYFRTRKFDGYGKLSHQSVEDLQIGARIEVGEKKEDPLDFVLWKSAKADEVYWDSPWGKGRPGWHIECSAMVKKFLGETIDIHAGGQDLSFPHHENEIAQSEALTNKKMANYWIHNGYINIDNEKMSKSLGNFILVNDIIKKFAAEVVRFFIVNNHYRSPINFSDAQLTSAKTSLERMKTTFQNLNHRVEGTADLGEEKEQWIKQIDNHHRAFIEEMEDDFNSANAIAAMFDLVKTANNYMREKHTRKDVLQAFISTFENMAYVLGIQLKETEEMLDDEIDALIQERIDARKNRDFNRADEIRDQLKEKNIILEDTPQGTRWKRV; encoded by the coding sequence GTGACCATTAAAATGTACAATACACTTACAAGAAAAAAAGAAGTATTTGAGCCGATTGAAAAAGGAAAAGTAAAGATGTATGTGTGCGGACCTACTGTTTACAACTATATTCATATTGGGAACGCCAGACCAGCTGTTGTTTTTGACATGGTTCGTCGTTTCTTGGAATACCGTGATTTCGATGTTAAATACGTATCAAATTTCACGGATGTTGATGACAAAATCATTAAGGCAGCCGAAGAGTTAGGTGAAGGCGTGACGGATGTTGCGGAACGGTTTATTGCAGCTTACCATGAAGACACGTGCGCGCTCGGTGTTAAGAAAGCAGATAAACACCCACGCGTGACGGAGACGATGCCTGAGATCATTGAATTCATTGATAAGCTCGTAGATAAAGGGTTTGCATACGAATCTTCGGGTGACGTTTACTTCCGTACACGTAAGTTTGATGGTTACGGAAAACTGTCACATCAATCCGTTGAAGATCTCCAGATCGGAGCGCGCATTGAAGTAGGTGAGAAAAAGGAAGATCCTCTTGATTTCGTTCTATGGAAAAGTGCGAAAGCAGACGAGGTATACTGGGATAGTCCTTGGGGGAAAGGGCGTCCAGGCTGGCATATTGAGTGCTCCGCTATGGTGAAGAAGTTTTTAGGGGAGACAATCGATATTCATGCAGGAGGTCAGGATTTATCATTTCCTCACCATGAAAATGAGATTGCCCAGTCTGAAGCGTTGACAAATAAAAAAATGGCAAACTATTGGATTCACAATGGTTACATTAATATTGATAATGAAAAGATGTCGAAATCTCTTGGTAATTTCATTTTAGTAAACGACATTATTAAAAAGTTTGCCGCTGAAGTTGTTCGTTTTTTCATCGTAAATAATCACTACCGTAGTCCGATTAACTTCAGCGATGCTCAGTTAACAAGTGCGAAAACAAGCTTAGAACGAATGAAAACAACGTTTCAAAACTTGAACCACCGTGTGGAAGGAACAGCTGATTTAGGAGAGGAAAAAGAGCAGTGGATTAAACAAATCGACAATCACCATCGTGCATTTATCGAAGAAATGGAAGACGATTTTAATAGCGCTAACGCCATTGCTGCAATGTTTGACCTTGTGAAAACTGCGAACAACTATATGCGTGAAAAACATACACGAAAAGATGTTCTGCAGGCCTTTATTTCTACCTTTGAAAATATGGCGTACGTGTTAGGGATTCAGTTAAAAGAAACAGAAGAAATGCTTGATGATGAAATTGACGCTCTCATTCAAGAACGAATTGATGCTCGTAAAAATCGGGACTTTAACCGAGCCGATGAGATTCGCGATCAGCTGAAAGAGAAAAATATTATCTTGGAAGATACACCTCAAGGTACACGATGGAAGAGGGTGTAA
- a CDS encoding Mini-ribonuclease 3, translating into MGDAVMEMYVRYRLIASGQVKPNQLHRAATRFVSAKAQAEVITQLLEGDHLTEKERSVALRGRNAKSGTVPKNTDVSTYRYSTAFEALVGYLYFKDQKERLDEVMVKAFQILIEEGR; encoded by the coding sequence ATGGGGGATGCGGTAATGGAGATGTATGTCCGTTATCGTCTTATCGCCTCGGGTCAGGTGAAGCCAAACCAACTACACCGCGCTGCCACTCGTTTTGTTTCTGCAAAAGCGCAAGCAGAGGTGATCACTCAGCTTTTGGAAGGGGATCACCTTACTGAAAAAGAGCGTTCGGTTGCTTTAAGAGGCAGAAATGCAAAGTCTGGAACGGTTCCTAAAAATACAGATGTTTCTACGTACCGTTATAGCACCGCGTTTGAAGCTTTGGTAGGGTACCTTTATTTCAAGGATCAAAAGGAACGGCTAGATGAAGTGATGGTTAAAGCATTTCAAATTCTAATTGAAGAAGGGAGGTAA
- the rlmB gene encoding 23S rRNA (guanosine(2251)-2'-O)-methyltransferase RlmB — protein sequence MGKNPVIEALKANRPIHKLWVAEGSQKGQMGKVIDLAKSAKVSIQFVPKRKVDQISESTQHQGVVAQVAAYEYKDIDVLFEKAEQSGEPPFFLILDELEDPHNLGSILRTADAVGAHGVIVPKRRSVGLTSTVAKASTGAIEHIPVTRVTNLARTMDELKDRGLWFVGTDASGNEDYRETDFDMPVGLVIGSEGKGLSRLVKEKCDFLVQIPMSGHVTSLNASVAAALLMYEVHRRRHPKGSK from the coding sequence ATGGGGAAGAATCCGGTGATCGAAGCGTTAAAAGCAAATCGTCCGATCCATAAGCTTTGGGTAGCTGAAGGGTCACAAAAAGGACAAATGGGCAAAGTGATCGATTTAGCTAAATCAGCAAAGGTTTCTATTCAATTTGTCCCTAAGCGTAAGGTCGACCAAATATCAGAATCGACCCAGCATCAAGGTGTGGTGGCTCAAGTGGCCGCCTATGAGTATAAAGATATTGATGTCTTATTCGAAAAAGCAGAACAAAGCGGAGAACCACCATTTTTTCTCATTTTGGATGAGCTTGAAGATCCTCATAACTTAGGATCAATTTTACGTACTGCTGATGCTGTTGGTGCTCATGGAGTCATCGTTCCGAAGCGACGGTCGGTTGGACTGACCTCTACTGTAGCGAAAGCCTCTACGGGTGCTATTGAACATATCCCGGTGACGCGCGTTACGAATCTTGCCCGAACAATGGACGAGCTTAAAGACCGAGGTCTCTGGTTTGTTGGAACCGATGCCAGCGGAAATGAAGATTATCGGGAAACCGATTTTGACATGCCTGTTGGACTGGTGATCGGCAGTGAAGGAAAAGGACTCAGTCGTTTAGTAAAAGAAAAATGCGATTTCTTAGTTCAAATTCCGATGTCAGGGCATGTGACTTCATTGAATGCTTCTGTTGCAGCTGCTTTGCTTATGTATGAAGTTCATCGTCGCCGGCACCCTAAAGGATCGAAATAG
- a CDS encoding NYN domain-containing protein encodes MRRFLLVDGYNIIGDWPELREMQQSDLEGARDLLIEKMAEYQAYTGVKIMIIFDAHMVPGLGRKYRNYRVDIVYTKEKETADERIEKLVRTLKRVDTEISVATSDFLEQRVIFASGALRKSARELRTEVGAIEKGIAKQVLRVKKQTARTKLPISDEMAEIFEKWRRGER; translated from the coding sequence ATGCGACGATTTCTACTTGTTGATGGATATAATATTATCGGGGACTGGCCTGAACTAAGAGAAATGCAGCAAAGTGACTTAGAAGGGGCTCGAGATCTCCTTATTGAAAAAATGGCAGAATACCAAGCTTATACAGGGGTTAAAATTATGATCATTTTCGATGCTCACATGGTACCTGGACTTGGGAGGAAGTATCGAAATTATCGAGTTGATATCGTCTATACAAAGGAAAAAGAAACGGCCGATGAACGGATTGAAAAACTCGTTCGGACATTGAAAAGAGTGGACACAGAAATATCAGTGGCCACATCGGATTTTCTTGAGCAGCGCGTGATTTTTGCGAGTGGGGCGCTGCGGAAGTCAGCGAGAGAGCTCAGAACTGAAGTGGGTGCGATCGAAAAAGGGATCGCAAAACAAGTGTTGAGGGTAAAAAAACAAACGGCACGAACAAAACTTCCAATAAGTGATGAAATGGCAGAAATTTTTGAAAAATGGCGTCGAGGGGAGCGGTGA
- the sigH gene encoding RNA polymerase sporulation sigma factor SigH, producing METRQNVTFDAMDDETLVEYVREGDSAGLEYLINKYKNFVRAKARSYFLIGADHEDIVQEGMIGLYKAIRDFKGDKLSSFKAFAELCITRQIITAIKTATRQKHIPLNSYVSLDKPLYDEESDRTLLDVICGSRVSDPEELLINQEEFDDIEVKMSEILSELERQVLMLYLDGRSYQEISVDLNRHVKSIDNALQRVKRKLERYVEIKGVKL from the coding sequence ATGGAAACTAGACAGAATGTCACGTTTGATGCAATGGACGACGAAACCCTGGTGGAGTATGTCCGAGAAGGAGATAGTGCGGGACTTGAGTATCTGATTAACAAATACAAAAACTTCGTACGAGCGAAAGCTAGGTCATACTTTCTCATCGGAGCCGATCATGAAGACATCGTTCAGGAAGGAATGATTGGCCTTTACAAAGCAATTCGCGATTTTAAAGGGGACAAGCTGTCCTCATTTAAAGCGTTTGCTGAGTTATGTATTACGCGTCAAATCATTACAGCTATCAAAACAGCGACAAGGCAAAAGCACATTCCTCTTAATTCGTATGTATCGCTGGATAAGCCTTTGTATGATGAAGAATCAGATCGGACATTACTGGATGTGATCTGTGGGTCGAGAGTTAGTGATCCAGAAGAGTTACTCATAAACCAAGAAGAGTTTGATGATATTGAAGTTAAAATGAGTGAAATATTAAGTGAACTCGAAAGACAGGTGCTTATGCTGTATTTGGATGGGCGAAGTTATCAGGAAATTTCGGTGGATCTTAATCGGCATGTTAAATCAATAGACAACGCCCTGCAACGCGTGAAGCGCAAGTTAGAACGTTACGTTGAAATAAAAGGTGTAAAGCTGTAG
- the rpmG gene encoding 50S ribosomal protein L33: MSTKIVLACSECKSRNYSTTKTESGRSERLQKKKYCKTCGKHTTHVETK, encoded by the coding sequence ATGTCAACAAAAATCGTTCTCGCATGTTCGGAATGTAAGTCCCGAAACTATTCAACCACAAAAACCGAAAGCGGACGTTCTGAGCGTTTGCAAAAAAAGAAATATTGTAAGACTTGCGGTAAGCATACAACCCATGTGGAAACGAAATAA
- the secE gene encoding preprotein translocase subunit SecE, with amino-acid sequence MAETAKKPVKFLKEVSTEMKRVTWPTRKELVRYTGVVIATVAFIAVFFAIVDLGISELIRIILN; translated from the coding sequence ATGGCAGAAACAGCAAAAAAACCCGTAAAATTTTTAAAAGAAGTTTCAACAGAAATGAAACGAGTAACTTGGCCAACACGTAAAGAATTGGTACGTTACACCGGTGTTGTTATAGCTACTGTAGCGTTTATCGCGGTATTCTTTGCGATAGTAGACCTAGGAATTTCTGAATTGATCCGCATTATTTTAAACTAG
- the nusG gene encoding transcription termination/antitermination protein NusG codes for MEKNWYVVHTYSGYENKVKTNLEKRVESMDMTDKIFRVLVPVEEETEVKNGKSKQVTKKVFPGYVIVEMVMTDDSWYVVRNTPGVTGFVGSSGAGSKPTPLLPEEVEAILRQMGVEQPKAEVDFEIKESVKVKEGPFANFIGTVEDIFADKQKLKVHVNMFGRETPVELEFNQVEKI; via the coding sequence ATGGAGAAAAACTGGTATGTTGTCCACACCTATTCTGGGTATGAGAATAAAGTAAAAACGAATCTGGAAAAGCGTGTTGAATCAATGGACATGACCGATAAAATCTTTCGTGTCCTTGTTCCTGTTGAGGAAGAAACGGAAGTGAAAAATGGAAAGAGTAAGCAAGTTACGAAAAAGGTCTTTCCTGGTTATGTTATTGTAGAAATGGTTATGACAGATGATTCGTGGTATGTTGTACGTAATACCCCTGGTGTTACTGGATTCGTAGGTTCTTCTGGAGCAGGCTCAAAGCCTACCCCGCTTCTTCCTGAAGAAGTGGAAGCAATCTTGCGCCAAATGGGTGTAGAACAACCAAAAGCAGAGGTTGATTTTGAAATCAAAGAGTCTGTTAAAGTAAAAGAAGGGCCGTTCGCAAACTTCATTGGTACTGTTGAAGATATCTTTGCGGACAAGCAAAAATTAAAAGTACATGTAAACATGTTTGGCCGTGAAACTCCGGTCGAGCTCGAGTTTAATCAAGTCGAAAAGATTTAA
- the rplK gene encoding 50S ribosomal protein L11, whose translation MAKKVIKVVKLQIPAGKANPAPPVGPALGQAGVNIMGFCKEFNARTQEQAGLIIPVEITVFEDRSFTFITKTPPAAVLLKKAAGIEAASGEPNKNKVATLNRDKVREIAEQKMPDLNAADVEAAMRMVEGTARSMGIVIEG comes from the coding sequence GTGGCTAAAAAGGTCATTAAAGTTGTAAAACTTCAAATCCCAGCTGGTAAAGCGAACCCAGCACCGCCTGTCGGACCAGCACTAGGTCAAGCAGGGGTAAACATCATGGGATTCTGTAAAGAATTTAACGCTCGTACACAAGAACAAGCGGGCTTAATTATTCCGGTTGAAATCACGGTATTTGAAGACCGTTCATTTACATTTATCACGAAAACCCCACCGGCTGCAGTTCTATTGAAAAAAGCAGCAGGTATTGAAGCGGCTTCTGGTGAGCCGAACAAAAACAAGGTGGCAACGTTAAATCGTGATAAAGTTCGTGAAATTGCGGAACAGAAAATGCCTGACCTTAACGCAGCTGATGTTGAAGCAGCTATGCGTATGGTTGAAGGTACTGCCCGTAGTATGGGTATCGTTATCGAAGGCTAA
- the rplA gene encoding 50S ribosomal protein L1 — translation MANKGKKFEDALKLVDREKAYDAQEAIELVKKTATANFDETVELAARLGVDPKKADQQIRGAVVLPNGTGKTQRVLVFAKGDKAKEAEAAGADYVGEEDLINKINQGWFDFDVVVATPDMMAQVGKLGRVLGPKGLMPNPKTGTVTFEVEKAVNEIKAGKVEYRVDKSGNIHVPIGKVSFDTDKLVENFSTMIETLLKVKPSASKGTYVRNVSVASTMGPGVKVNSSSFKH, via the coding sequence ATGGCTAACAAAGGCAAAAAATTCGAAGATGCTTTGAAGCTCGTTGACCGCGAAAAAGCGTACGATGCACAAGAAGCTATCGAGTTAGTAAAGAAAACGGCAACAGCTAACTTTGATGAAACTGTTGAACTAGCTGCTCGTCTTGGGGTAGATCCGAAGAAAGCGGACCAACAAATCCGTGGTGCTGTCGTTCTTCCTAACGGAACAGGTAAAACACAACGTGTACTTGTTTTCGCAAAAGGCGACAAAGCAAAAGAGGCAGAAGCAGCTGGAGCTGACTATGTAGGTGAAGAAGACCTTATCAACAAAATCAACCAAGGATGGTTTGACTTTGATGTGGTTGTTGCAACACCAGATATGATGGCTCAGGTTGGTAAATTAGGTCGAGTATTAGGACCAAAAGGTCTTATGCCAAACCCTAAAACCGGCACAGTGACGTTCGAAGTTGAAAAAGCTGTGAATGAAATCAAAGCCGGTAAAGTAGAGTACCGTGTAGACAAATCCGGAAACATTCATGTTCCAATCGGAAAAGTATCTTTTGATACTGACAAATTGGTTGAAAACTTTTCAACAATGATTGAAACATTGTTGAAAGTAAAACCTTCAGCGTCTAAAGGTACTTACGTGCGCAATGTCTCTGTTGCATCTACAATGGGACCTGGTGTGAAGGTAAACTCTTCCAGCTTCAAACATTAA